A genomic window from Serratia liquefaciens includes:
- a CDS encoding O-antigen ligase family protein, whose product MIFSKTVELTGRISFYAMLAFSFFSAIFCGFTRVNNLFHIAALFFLLTLASRPEFRSAWLNRRAAIAGMALAACFLAYYAVSNLWGGTPDDTASTLTHSVYILLYLALLVTVLDSPDRNLLLCAVIAGITLLCLYLACVDFREIYTLRETSGANPGPRNVIDLAGYAALGIILSLMVFRDTGRKRALSAIPLLFVFMVFTQSRGPLMALLAALALTTSYLALNKKSLLAIAAAVLFAVGAVLFSPIGEMLITRFAALYQQSFVRMSIWRHSLLLVEQAPFFGYGFDKQLTFTNYTGEFIHTTHSLYLGALLKGGLVGFCLFAALLAFGAQLAVRHLRAGRRLEAALYLFMLIFYCSQGMFVIANPAEFWYLFWFPLAMVFAQPPLVNPRGR is encoded by the coding sequence AGCGCCATTTTTTGCGGTTTTACCCGGGTCAATAATTTATTCCACATCGCGGCGCTCTTTTTCCTGCTGACGCTGGCCTCACGCCCCGAGTTTCGCTCGGCCTGGCTTAACCGGCGTGCCGCAATCGCGGGAATGGCGCTGGCGGCCTGCTTTCTCGCCTATTATGCCGTCAGCAATCTCTGGGGCGGTACGCCGGATGATACGGCATCTACCCTGACGCACAGCGTGTATATCCTGCTCTATCTGGCCTTGCTGGTCACCGTGTTGGACAGCCCCGATCGCAATCTGCTGCTCTGCGCCGTGATTGCCGGCATCACGCTGTTGTGCTTGTATCTGGCGTGCGTTGATTTCCGGGAAATTTATACTCTCAGAGAAACCTCCGGGGCTAACCCTGGCCCGCGCAACGTGATCGACCTGGCCGGCTATGCGGCGTTGGGCATCATTCTAAGCCTGATGGTGTTCCGTGATACCGGGAGGAAAAGGGCGCTGTCTGCGATCCCGCTGTTGTTCGTCTTTATGGTGTTCACCCAAAGTCGCGGGCCCCTGATGGCCTTATTGGCCGCGTTGGCGTTAACCACTTCCTATCTGGCGTTGAACAAAAAATCGCTGCTGGCCATTGCGGCTGCGGTGTTATTTGCCGTGGGCGCAGTGCTGTTTTCACCGATCGGTGAAATGTTGATTACGCGTTTTGCAGCGCTGTATCAACAGAGCTTTGTGCGGATGAGCATCTGGCGGCACAGCCTGTTGTTGGTCGAACAGGCGCCGTTCTTTGGCTATGGCTTTGATAAGCAACTGACCTTTACCAATTACACCGGTGAGTTTATTCATACCACCCATAGCCTGTATTTGGGGGCGTTGCTCAAAGGCGGGTTGGTTGGGTTTTGCCTGTTCGCCGCGTTATTGGCGTTTGGCGCGCAGCTGGCCGTGCGCCATCTCCGGGCCGGTCGCCGTCTGGAAGCGGCTTTATACCTGTTTATGCTGATTTTCTACTGCTCACAGGGCATGTTTGTTATCGCGAACCCGGCCGAGTTTTGGTACCTGTTTTGGTTCCCGCTGGCGATGGTCTTTGCCCAGCCTCCGTTGGTCAACCCTCGGGGGCGCTAA